In one window of Rhizobium oryzihabitans DNA:
- a CDS encoding GumC family protein — translation MVDHNPDMMATRPYEDDVAVPASQWRKHCLRLLTAGCVAAATVAGATLPLMLIDSGFRGYVSQAHVEVTQSSYDAPDSARFLAMARRTLLSPSGLDRVTADLKLKPADMVGVRNQGELGLLLDLLTGADARLLSPREALNGAVGEAIRLELTPDENTLIVTAKAATPEAAMRLTDYLSMRIMADGKAGTMTPAMRETERARTRLDEAEAAVNGFQMRHGDAVLSEVQQLEQQLRDVNNSLAAATQQQQSLQVDLAAASTLKPNDLWSKPLPTGIAFSALEDIRQRHASASMALAGISVDYGPKHPRRIAAQNGVDAVEALAAPALRQLVDGLRTDEKRVAQEIATATGERTRYLDRLNGLGIAPGELSRLQGELETARNAYLEASERRDLASSTTPAIETRLAKKAGPGELSRDLTQAAMMAGGGALIGLLGSLYLLSYRRHDEEEAAAPILENDEQLPLAMEADEEFRQEQSPQFAELEPIEPDVFHDLEELAADGDFEPEDAFATYYTDAANDTDDIPLDERVRQVLMGNRTFRTADQAPPELPSLLNEALAGHFDHEQAEAEELAELRRELALLRERLADYADHGDDYRKTA, via the coding sequence ATGGTTGATCATAATCCGGATATGATGGCGACACGCCCTTACGAGGATGATGTCGCCGTGCCCGCGTCGCAATGGCGCAAACATTGTCTGCGGCTTCTGACCGCCGGTTGCGTGGCCGCCGCCACCGTGGCGGGTGCAACGCTTCCGCTCATGCTCATTGATTCCGGCTTTCGCGGTTATGTTTCGCAAGCGCATGTCGAGGTGACCCAGAGCAGCTATGACGCGCCGGATTCGGCCCGCTTCCTTGCCATGGCCCGCCGCACTCTGCTCTCACCCTCCGGACTGGACCGGGTCACCGCCGACCTCAAGCTCAAGCCTGCCGATATGGTTGGCGTTCGCAATCAGGGCGAGCTTGGCCTGCTTCTCGACCTTCTGACGGGGGCGGACGCACGGCTGCTTTCGCCGCGTGAAGCGCTCAATGGCGCGGTCGGCGAGGCGATCCGGCTGGAACTGACACCGGATGAAAATACGCTGATCGTGACCGCCAAGGCCGCAACGCCGGAAGCCGCGATGCGGCTGACCGACTATCTCTCGATGCGGATCATGGCGGATGGCAAGGCAGGCACCATGACGCCCGCCATGCGTGAGACGGAGAGGGCGCGGACCCGACTGGACGAGGCGGAAGCGGCGGTGAACGGCTTCCAGATGCGCCACGGCGACGCCGTCCTGTCGGAAGTGCAGCAGCTTGAGCAGCAATTGCGCGACGTCAATAATAGTCTTGCGGCGGCGACGCAGCAGCAACAGTCGCTCCAAGTGGATCTGGCGGCAGCTTCCACCCTAAAGCCGAATGACCTGTGGTCGAAGCCGTTGCCAACAGGGATAGCTTTTTCCGCGCTTGAAGATATCAGGCAAAGACATGCCAGTGCCAGCATGGCGCTTGCCGGCATCTCGGTCGATTACGGGCCGAAGCATCCGCGTCGCATTGCCGCCCAGAATGGGGTGGATGCCGTTGAGGCGCTGGCCGCCCCGGCGCTCCGCCAGCTGGTCGACGGTTTGCGGACAGATGAAAAACGCGTCGCCCAGGAAATCGCAACAGCGACTGGCGAACGCACCAGATATCTCGACCGCCTGAACGGCCTCGGCATCGCTCCCGGCGAACTGTCCAGATTGCAGGGTGAGCTGGAAACGGCGAGGAATGCCTATCTGGAGGCAAGCGAGCGCCGCGATCTCGCATCATCAACCACACCCGCCATTGAAACCCGTCTTGCGAAGAAGGCCGGACCGGGCGAGTTGTCGCGCGATCTGACGCAAGCTGCGATGATGGCGGGCGGCGGCGCCTTGATCGGCCTGCTGGGCAGCCTTTATCTCCTGAGCTACCGCCGCCACGATGAGGAAGAGGCGGCCGCGCCGATCCTCGAAAACGACGAACAACTCCCGCTCGCCATGGAAGCGGACGAGGAATTCCGACAGGAGCAATCCCCGCAATTTGCCGAACTCGAGCCGATCGAGCCAGATGTGTTCCACGACCTCGAAGAGCTCGCCGCAGATGGCGATTTCGAGCCGGAGGACGCCTTTGCCACTTATTACACCGACGCGGCGAATGACACCGATGATATCCCGCTCGATGAGCGCGTACGACAGGTGCTGATGGGCAACCGCACCTTCAGAACCGCCGACCAGGCGCCGCCTGAGCTTCCGTCCCTGTTGAACGAAGCCCTTGCCGGACACTTCGATCACGAGCAGGCCGAAGCCGAGGAATTGGCGGAATTGAGACGCGAGTTGGCGCTATTGAGGGAGCGTCTCGCCGATTACGCCGACCATGGCGATGACTACCGCAAAACTGCCTGA
- a CDS encoding WecB/TagA/CpsF family glycosyltransferase translates to MNFAAGFAQPGSQRNIHGLRVCDLDWNGALELVSGRASACDGHTMLSFLTIEKAKLSSRDIAYRQILESCLLLPQGKAMHNAARAEDGKPLPVVIDGVAFTMALLTYMAVPKRIGIAGDDAAQVGEVLAKLRAHAPWHDFVMLNRDMSGVKVDVLLAGMLREDQERWLHHTVSRDDARVAIAVGPLFKVLSSEVAGMPEIFRKLHMSWLYSLCAEPWHIALGKG, encoded by the coding sequence ATGAATTTCGCGGCAGGTTTTGCGCAGCCGGGATCGCAACGGAATATCCACGGACTGCGTGTTTGTGATCTCGACTGGAATGGGGCGCTGGAACTGGTCAGCGGCAGGGCTTCGGCCTGCGACGGGCACACGATGCTCTCCTTTCTCACCATCGAGAAGGCGAAGCTTTCTTCCAGAGACATTGCTTACCGGCAGATCCTGGAAAGCTGCCTGCTTCTGCCGCAGGGCAAGGCGATGCATAACGCCGCTCGCGCGGAAGACGGCAAGCCTCTGCCCGTCGTCATCGATGGCGTGGCGTTCACCATGGCGCTTCTGACCTATATGGCGGTGCCGAAACGGATCGGCATTGCGGGTGACGATGCGGCACAGGTCGGAGAGGTTCTGGCCAAGCTGCGCGCGCACGCGCCATGGCATGATTTCGTGATGCTGAACCGGGATATGTCAGGCGTAAAGGTGGATGTCCTGCTGGCCGGCATGCTTAGGGAAGATCAGGAAAGGTGGCTGCACCACACTGTCAGCCGTGACGATGCGCGCGTCGCCATTGCGGTTGGCCCCTTATTCAAGGTTCTGTCATCCGAAGTGGCCGGCATGCCGGAAATCTTCCGCAAGCTGCATATGAGCTGGCTCTACAGCCTTTGCGCCGAGCCCTGGCACATCGCGCTCGGCAAGGGCTGA
- a CDS encoding flagellar basal body-associated FliL family protein has translation MLKLLLTGVWVCAVTLGAVYFSVQMATAPAPGDEAGAKKANLQLVKGESITIPVINDGGVNGYFLSRISLRVDKEKMAKIELPATQLMTDELFTLLAGSSMVNIANISTFDPEAFKQRIREGLNKKLNDEVVEDVLIEQLDYLSKADIREQNGNGTPRSVKLVEGEKSEAGKEAAAAPSH, from the coding sequence ATGTTGAAGCTTCTTCTCACCGGCGTCTGGGTTTGCGCCGTCACGCTCGGCGCGGTGTATTTCTCCGTCCAGATGGCGACAGCACCCGCGCCGGGGGATGAGGCGGGGGCCAAGAAGGCCAACCTGCAACTGGTCAAGGGTGAAAGCATCACCATTCCCGTCATCAACGATGGTGGCGTGAACGGTTATTTCCTCAGCCGCATTTCCCTGCGTGTCGACAAGGAAAAGATGGCGAAGATCGAACTGCCGGCCACGCAATTGATGACCGATGAGTTGTTCACGCTTCTGGCGGGTTCCTCCATGGTCAACATCGCCAATATTTCCACCTTCGATCCCGAGGCCTTCAAGCAGCGCATTCGTGAAGGGCTGAACAAGAAGCTCAACGACGAGGTGGTCGAAGATGTGTTGATCGAACAGCTCGATTACCTGTCGAAGGCCGACATTCGCGAGCAGAACGGCAATGGCACGCCGCGTTCGGTCAAGCTCGTTGAAGGCGAGAAGTCCGAGGCGGGAAAAGAAGCCGCCGCCGCGCCGAGCCATTGA
- the fliR gene encoding flagellar biosynthetic protein FliR: MITDPQGTIIALFLAICRIGACFMTMPGFSSSRISPQIRMLLCVAVSMALLPVLWDTIYPKVSGSSQGTVVGLIFTEILIGAMYGLIARFYTLGFQFTGALIGASIGLSAPGGADVIEDVQENQISNFITFGGLLVLFMLDFHHIVLKALVDSYTATPVGALISGQKMLITLTDTLRATFSIMLRLASPFVIYGLMFNVAVGLINKLAPQIPVFFISTPFVLAGGLFMLYLSIAALIRQFVDGFGPVFIGF; this comes from the coding sequence ATGATAACCGACCCGCAAGGGACAATTATCGCATTGTTCCTTGCCATCTGCCGCATCGGCGCCTGTTTCATGACGATGCCGGGCTTTTCCAGTTCGCGCATTTCGCCGCAGATACGCATGTTGCTGTGTGTCGCGGTGTCCATGGCGCTTCTGCCGGTGCTTTGGGACACGATCTATCCGAAAGTTTCCGGCTCAAGCCAGGGCACCGTCGTCGGTCTTATCTTCACGGAAATCCTCATCGGCGCCATGTATGGCCTGATCGCGCGGTTTTACACGCTCGGCTTCCAGTTCACAGGCGCGCTCATCGGCGCGTCCATCGGACTTAGTGCCCCGGGCGGCGCGGATGTCATCGAAGACGTACAGGAAAACCAGATATCGAACTTCATCACCTTCGGCGGTCTTCTGGTGTTGTTCATGCTGGATTTCCATCACATCGTCCTGAAGGCTCTGGTCGATTCCTACACTGCAACGCCGGTGGGTGCGCTCATCAGCGGCCAGAAGATGCTGATTACGCTCACCGATACGCTGCGGGCGACCTTCTCGATCATGCTGCGGCTTGCCAGCCCCTTTGTGATCTACGGCCTGATGTTCAACGTGGCGGTTGGTCTCATCAACAAGCTGGCGCCGCAGATACCGGTCTTTTTCATCTCGACGCCCTTCGTTCTGGCGGGCGGTCTTTTCATGCTCTATTTGTCGATTGCGGCCCTCATCCGTCAGTTCGTGGATGGTTTCGGCCCGGTCTTCATCGGCTTCTGA
- the flhA gene encoding flagellar biosynthesis protein FlhA: MAQPPVISLPKVTPSMRDVGFALGIVAILCVLFLPIPVILVDIGLAFSIALSVLILMVALWIQRPLDFSSFPTVLLIATMIRLSLNIATTRVILSHGNEGPTAAGGVIAGFSSLVMSGDFVIGLIVFMILITVNFIVITKGATRIAEVGARFTLDAIPGKQMSIDADLSAGIIDEKEAQRRRRELEEESSFFGSMDGASKFVRGDAIAGLIITAINVFGGIIIGYFRHGMPIGEAADVFVKLSVGDGIVSQIPALIVSLAAGLLVSRGGTAGSTDQAVVNQLSGYPRALMVSAMLMGLLAIIPGLPFLPFIMLGGIMAFGSWYIPRQAEAESALLRQEEADKVLQTTEAEKDSVKQVLKTSEIELALGKQVSTRLLGAHQELAFRVGKMRKKFASQYGFVVPEIKVSDDIMIPEKAYQIRVHGTTIASSNLRVGDVLVVTGAGRKPSIPGDEIREPAFGMPAVSILETFTEDLKREGFHPIDNVSVVLTHLSEVIRNNLPQLLSYKDVKILIDRLDPEYKKLADEICSSHMSYSGLQAVLKLLLAERVSIRNLHLILEAVAELAPHVRKTEQIVEHVRVRMSQQLCGDLADNGVLRVLRLGNKWDMVFHQALKRDQKGEIVEFDIDPRHLEEFSEEASKVIREFMDRGLPFVLVTSPETRSYVRMIIERLFATLPVLSHVELAKGLEIKILGAIS; encoded by the coding sequence ATGGCGCAACCACCAGTCATCTCCTTGCCCAAAGTAACGCCGAGCATGCGCGATGTCGGTTTCGCATTGGGTATCGTGGCGATCCTTTGCGTTCTGTTCCTGCCCATTCCGGTCATTCTGGTGGATATCGGGCTTGCGTTTTCGATCGCGCTCTCGGTCCTCATCCTCATGGTGGCGCTCTGGATCCAGCGTCCACTGGATTTCTCGTCTTTCCCGACCGTGCTGCTGATCGCAACCATGATCCGTCTGTCGCTGAACATCGCGACGACGCGCGTCATCCTATCGCATGGCAACGAGGGCCCGACGGCTGCGGGCGGCGTGATCGCCGGTTTCTCCAGCCTCGTCATGTCCGGCGACTTCGTGATCGGTCTGATCGTCTTCATGATCCTGATCACCGTCAACTTCATCGTCATCACCAAGGGTGCGACGCGTATCGCTGAAGTTGGCGCGCGTTTCACACTGGACGCCATCCCCGGCAAGCAGATGTCGATCGATGCGGATCTGTCCGCCGGCATCATCGATGAAAAGGAAGCCCAGCGCCGCCGCCGCGAACTGGAAGAAGAAAGCTCCTTCTTCGGTTCGATGGACGGTGCCTCCAAATTCGTGCGTGGCGATGCGATCGCCGGTCTGATCATCACCGCGATCAATGTTTTCGGCGGCATCATCATTGGTTATTTCCGCCACGGCATGCCGATCGGCGAGGCTGCCGATGTTTTCGTCAAGCTTTCGGTCGGCGACGGTATCGTCTCGCAGATCCCGGCCCTTATCGTGTCTCTGGCGGCAGGCCTTCTGGTGTCGCGCGGCGGCACCGCCGGCTCAACCGATCAGGCGGTCGTGAACCAGCTGAGCGGATACCCGCGAGCGCTGATGGTTTCGGCCATGCTGATGGGCCTGCTGGCAATTATCCCGGGTCTGCCCTTCCTGCCATTCATCATGCTGGGCGGCATCATGGCCTTCGGCAGCTGGTATATTCCGCGCCAGGCGGAGGCAGAGAGCGCGCTCCTCCGTCAGGAAGAGGCGGATAAGGTTCTCCAGACCACCGAAGCGGAAAAGGATTCGGTCAAGCAGGTCCTCAAGACATCCGAAATCGAACTGGCCCTCGGCAAGCAGGTTTCGACCCGCCTTCTCGGCGCGCATCAGGAGCTGGCTTTCCGTGTCGGCAAGATGCGCAAGAAATTCGCAAGCCAATACGGCTTCGTCGTGCCGGAAATCAAAGTCTCCGACGACATCATGATACCGGAGAAAGCCTACCAGATCCGCGTGCATGGCACGACCATCGCTTCGAGCAATCTGCGTGTCGGCGATGTTCTGGTGGTCACCGGGGCAGGGCGCAAGCCGAGCATTCCGGGCGATGAAATCCGCGAGCCCGCCTTCGGCATGCCGGCCGTCTCCATTCTCGAGACCTTCACCGAGGATTTGAAGCGGGAAGGCTTCCACCCGATCGACAATGTTTCGGTGGTGCTGACGCATCTGAGCGAGGTCATCCGCAACAATCTTCCGCAATTGCTGTCCTACAAGGACGTCAAGATCCTCATCGACAGGCTGGATCCGGAATATAAGAAGCTGGCCGATGAAATCTGCTCGTCGCATATGTCCTATTCCGGCCTGCAGGCGGTTCTGAAACTGCTGCTCGCCGAGCGCGTGTCGATCCGCAACCTGCATCTCATTCTGGAAGCGGTTGCCGAGCTTGCCCCGCATGTGCGCAAGACCGAGCAGATCGTCGAGCATGTGCGCGTGCGCATGTCGCAGCAGCTCTGCGGCGATCTTGCCGACAACGGCGTGCTGCGCGTTCTTCGCCTCGGCAACAAATGGGACATGGTCTTCCATCAGGCGCTCAAGCGCGACCAGAAGGGCGAAATCGTCGAATTCGACATCGATCCCCGCCATCTCGAGGAGTTCTCCGAGGAGGCGTCGAAAGTTATCCGTGAATTCATGGACCGCGGACTGCCCTTTGTTCTTGTAACCTCGCCGGAAACACGGTCCTATGTGCGCATGATTATCGAGCGACTCTTTGCGACCCTGCCGGTTCTTTCGCATGTGGAACTTGCCAAGGGGCTGGAGATCAAGATTCTGGGCGCCATTTCATGA
- the fliQ gene encoding flagellar biosynthesis protein FliQ: MNEADALDIMQAAVWTVLVAAGPAVLAAMIVGVVIAFIQALTQVQEMTLTFVPKIVTIMLVLGVAAPFVGAQIALFSNLVFSRIQSGF, encoded by the coding sequence ATGAACGAGGCCGATGCGCTTGATATCATGCAGGCTGCAGTCTGGACGGTTCTCGTCGCGGCCGGTCCGGCCGTTCTGGCCGCCATGATCGTCGGCGTCGTCATCGCCTTCATCCAGGCCCTGACCCAGGTTCAGGAAATGACGCTGACCTTCGTCCCCAAGATCGTCACGATCATGCTCGTTCTCGGCGTCGCCGCCCCTTTCGTGGGCGCGCAGATCGCCCTTTTTTCCAATCTCGTCTTCTCGCGTATCCAGTCCGGTTTCTGA
- the flgD gene encoding flagellar hook assembly protein FlgD, which yields MAVDAVSSAASNPWANAGASSTDGNAASLNYDSFLKLLIAQMKNQDPTSPMDAGQQMSQLASFSQVEQTIKTNSHLKSMLQAEALTRASDLVGKTVKSADDKVTGVVKEVEVYSDGIVAITEAGDKVLLQAGVTFSNGPIATTPDSDGDSDKSAGS from the coding sequence ATGGCGGTAGATGCAGTCAGTTCGGCAGCGTCAAATCCCTGGGCCAATGCAGGGGCGAGCAGCACCGACGGAAACGCGGCATCGCTCAACTACGACAGCTTCCTGAAGCTCCTTATCGCCCAGATGAAGAACCAGGATCCGACCAGCCCGATGGATGCCGGCCAGCAGATGTCGCAGCTGGCAAGCTTCTCGCAGGTCGAGCAGACGATCAAGACCAACAGCCATTTGAAGAGCATGCTGCAGGCCGAAGCGCTGACGCGCGCTTCCGATCTGGTCGGCAAGACGGTCAAGAGCGCCGACGACAAGGTCACCGGTGTGGTGAAGGAAGTCGAAGTCTATTCGGATGGCATTGTCGCCATCACCGAAGCTGGTGACAAAGTGCTGCTGCAGGCTGGTGTGACCTTCTCGAACGGCCCGATCGCGACTACACCTGATAGCGATGGCGATTCGGATAAGTCAGCCGGTTCGTGA
- the flbT gene encoding flagellar biosynthesis repressor FlbT encodes MKSTLRISLKSGEKIFINGAVLRVDRKVALEFLNDVTFLLENHVLQPEQATTPLRQLYFIAQMILINPEGREQSTNMFRKSVSMLLNCFQHDEVLAELKRIDGLVASGKAFEALKAIRGLYPLEEKILNNQEMTPATIEHIRKEIAPWR; translated from the coding sequence ATGAAAAGTACACTTCGAATTTCGCTGAAATCGGGCGAAAAGATTTTCATCAACGGGGCGGTTTTGCGTGTGGATCGCAAGGTGGCGCTCGAATTCCTGAACGATGTCACGTTCTTGCTCGAAAACCACGTTCTGCAGCCGGAGCAGGCGACCACGCCGCTGAGGCAGCTCTATTTCATCGCGCAGATGATCCTCATCAATCCGGAAGGGCGCGAACAGTCGACGAACATGTTCCGCAAGTCCGTAAGCATGTTGCTGAATTGCTTCCAGCACGATGAGGTCCTGGCCGAACTCAAGCGGATCGACGGGTTGGTTGCCTCTGGCAAGGCTTTCGAGGCGCTGAAGGCCATTCGCGGGCTCTATCCGCTCGAGGAGAAGATCCTCAATAATCAGGAAATGACCCCTGCAACCATCGAACACATTCGCAAGGAGATAGCACCATGGCGGTAG
- the flaF gene encoding flagellar biosynthesis regulator FlaF gives MYQFSYAEIMEDGVANAKDRERQALTKSIELLVEAKDSSSQRHTIEALFYTRRVWIRFIEDLKQPDNQLAMELRANLISIAIWILKECELIRKRQSTNFQGIIDVTTIIRDGLK, from the coding sequence ATGTACCAGTTTTCCTACGCCGAAATCATGGAGGATGGTGTCGCCAACGCGAAGGATCGCGAGCGGCAGGCGTTGACAAAATCGATCGAACTTCTGGTGGAGGCAAAGGATTCTTCTTCGCAGCGCCATACGATCGAAGCGCTTTTTTACACTCGAAGGGTCTGGATCCGCTTCATTGAGGACCTCAAGCAACCCGATAACCAGCTGGCCATGGAACTCAGAGCCAATCTGATCTCGATCGCGATCTGGATATTGAAAGAGTGCGAACTGATCCGGAAACGTCAGTCGACGAATTTCCAGGGCATTATTGACGTGACAACCATCATCAGGGATGGACTGAAATGA
- the flgK gene encoding flagellar hook-associated protein FlgK, translating into MSLTSAMNTAQSIFNNTGKQTDVTSKNIANVGNANYVKRTAILGTTMAGASIVSNGRAQNESLLRQTISSSSLASGQSTVLAGLEQIKSLFGGNDYETSPATYMKELLKSLDGYAAKPSDAALAATAVTAASDVANSLNTASAELQAMRLRADKDISLQVDKLNGLLAKFEEANNEVKAQTAIGGDPSDALDQRETLLKDISAIIGINVVNRENNDVALYTTEGATLFEVVPRKVTFNAQPGYDATTTGNAIYVDGVALKAGSGSNTTAAGSLQGLMQIRDDLAPTMQSQLDEIARGLITMFAEKPADATSGLPDMPGLFTYGSPAATTIPAAGVVSPGLAASITVNPALIISKGGNPELLRDGGINGTDYVINTTATGGTGFSALIRSYVTAFDAPMSFAASTRIDTNTSILKYGTNSMGWLEQERSGATSANEAKSALYERSATSYSNNTAVSLDEELSLLMDIEQSYKAATKLVTTIDEMLKSLMDMVR; encoded by the coding sequence ATGTCGCTCACGTCAGCAATGAATACTGCGCAGTCGATTTTCAATAATACAGGTAAGCAGACGGACGTTACCTCCAAAAACATTGCCAATGTCGGCAATGCGAACTACGTCAAGCGAACCGCCATTCTCGGCACGACCATGGCAGGAGCGAGTATCGTCTCCAATGGCCGTGCCCAGAATGAAAGTCTTCTCAGGCAGACCATCTCCAGCTCCTCGCTTGCTTCCGGTCAGAGTACCGTTCTGGCCGGCCTTGAGCAGATCAAGAGCCTTTTCGGCGGTAACGATTACGAGACCTCGCCGGCCACCTATATGAAGGAACTGCTGAAGAGCCTTGACGGTTATGCCGCCAAGCCGAGCGATGCCGCTCTTGCGGCGACGGCAGTGACTGCGGCCAGCGATGTTGCCAATTCCCTGAATACAGCATCTGCCGAACTGCAGGCCATGCGGCTTCGTGCCGACAAGGACATCTCCCTTCAGGTCGACAAGCTGAACGGTCTTCTTGCAAAATTCGAGGAAGCCAATAACGAGGTGAAGGCGCAGACCGCCATCGGTGGTGATCCGAGCGATGCTCTCGATCAGCGCGAGACCTTGTTGAAGGACATCTCTGCCATCATCGGCATCAATGTCGTCAACCGCGAAAACAACGATGTGGCGCTCTATACGACGGAAGGCGCGACACTGTTTGAGGTCGTGCCGCGCAAGGTGACCTTCAACGCTCAGCCCGGCTACGATGCGACCACCACCGGCAACGCGATTTATGTCGACGGCGTGGCCCTCAAGGCAGGCAGCGGCAGCAACACGACGGCGGCGGGTTCGCTTCAGGGTCTGATGCAAATTCGCGACGACCTGGCGCCAACCATGCAGAGCCAGCTCGATGAAATCGCGCGCGGCCTGATCACCATGTTCGCGGAAAAGCCGGCGGATGCGACAAGCGGCCTGCCTGACATGCCCGGTCTCTTCACGTACGGCTCGCCTGCGGCAACCACCATTCCGGCGGCTGGTGTTGTCTCGCCCGGGCTCGCCGCGAGCATTACCGTCAACCCGGCGTTAATTATTTCCAAAGGTGGCAACCCGGAATTGTTGCGTGACGGGGGCATCAACGGTACCGATTATGTGATCAATACTACAGCGACGGGCGGAACTGGCTTTTCCGCTTTGATACGCAGCTATGTGACCGCATTTGACGCGCCCATGAGCTTTGCCGCGTCGACACGTATCGATACGAATACCAGCATCCTGAAATACGGCACCAACTCCATGGGTTGGCTCGAACAGGAACGCTCCGGTGCAACGTCGGCAAACGAGGCGAAGAGCGCGCTCTATGAGCGCTCCGCCACCTCCTACTCCAACAACACCGCCGTCAGCCTGGATGAGGAGCTTTCGCTGCTCATGGATATCGAGCAATCCTACAAGGCGGCGACGAAGCTCGTGACCACCATCGATGAAATGCTCAAGTCGCTGATGGATATGGTGAGGTAA
- a CDS encoding flagellar hook protein FlgE yields the protein MSIFGTMRTGVSGMNAQANKLGTVGDNIANASTTGYKRASTSFSSLVLPSSSGSYASGGVQSNVRYSISEQGNLSYTTSSTDLAIQGNGFFVVQDGAGTPYLTRAGSFQKNSEGYLQNAAGFLLMGYPYGANPPAAVVNGFTGLEAININDFGLTASPSTQGSFPANLNRDEAIVAAGSRPSDNVATSTIGAKTSLTAFDSGGAKVLYDFYYTRIDNDASGNPQWEVSVYRQDQSTNGGFPYTATAPATLVKESVTLTFDPATNKLATGSPASITINDGNSGVAQAIEIDLSQMTQFSSKFTPGTAVLNGNGPSQIKDVEIGKDGLVTAVYQDGGRRNIYQLALATVPSIDNLSPQNGNVYLPSNESGVVTIGFAQTGSFGYIQKGALEGSNVDIASELTDMIESQRIYTANSKVFQTGSDLMDVLINLKR from the coding sequence ATGAGTATTTTCGGCACTATGCGAACCGGTGTGTCCGGCATGAATGCGCAGGCGAACAAGCTGGGCACCGTTGGCGACAACATCGCCAATGCGAGCACCACCGGCTACAAGCGCGCATCGACGTCGTTCTCCTCGCTCGTTCTGCCCTCCTCGTCGGGCAGCTACGCTTCTGGCGGTGTGCAGTCCAACGTTCGTTACAGCATTTCGGAACAGGGCAACCTGTCCTACACCACGTCGAGCACCGACCTTGCCATTCAGGGCAACGGCTTCTTCGTGGTTCAGGACGGCGCGGGCACGCCCTATCTCACAAGAGCGGGATCCTTCCAGAAGAACTCGGAAGGATATTTGCAGAATGCGGCAGGCTTCCTGCTGATGGGTTACCCCTATGGCGCCAACCCGCCGGCAGCCGTCGTCAACGGCTTTACCGGCCTTGAAGCCATCAACATCAATGATTTCGGCCTGACGGCATCTCCTTCCACGCAGGGCAGCTTCCCGGCCAACCTTAATCGCGACGAAGCAATTGTCGCTGCGGGATCACGTCCGAGCGACAACGTCGCGACGTCGACGATTGGTGCCAAGACCTCGCTCACGGCGTTCGACAGCGGTGGCGCCAAGGTTCTCTACGACTTCTATTACACTCGGATCGACAATGATGCTTCCGGCAATCCCCAATGGGAAGTGTCGGTCTATCGTCAGGATCAGTCAACCAATGGCGGGTTCCCATACACGGCAACTGCCCCTGCCACGCTTGTGAAGGAAAGCGTCACGCTGACCTTCGACCCGGCGACAAACAAGCTCGCGACTGGATCGCCAGCGTCCATCACTATCAATGACGGCAATAGTGGCGTGGCGCAGGCGATCGAGATCGACCTGTCGCAAATGACGCAATTCTCCTCGAAGTTCACGCCTGGTACCGCTGTTCTGAACGGTAACGGCCCGAGCCAGATCAAGGACGTCGAAATCGGCAAGGATGGCCTGGTAACGGCGGTCTATCAGGATGGCGGTCGTCGCAACATCTACCAGCTGGCGCTGGCTACGGTCCCAAGCATCGACAATCTGAGCCCGCAGAACGGTAACGTCTATCTGCCGAGCAACGAGTCTGGCGTTGTCACCATCGGTTTCGCGCAGACGGGTAGCTTCGGCTACATCCAGAAGGGTGCGCTTGAAGGGTCGAACGTCGACATCGCCAGCGAACTCACCGACATGATTGAATCCCAGCGTATCTACACAGCGAATTCGAAAGTCTTCCAGACCGGTTCGGATTTGATGGACGTCCTGATCAATCTGAAGAGATAA